ACTGCCCCATCTCGTACCTGGCGTTACTTCGTACGTCACACATTAGCCAGGAACAGGCTTGGCTGGGGTAGTCGCCGCCTAGGGCTCTGATGATCCCCTACGCGAAAACCTTAGGAAAAAGGTAAGGGATATGGTATCGAGCCAAACGACCGTGAAAGTACTGCTGTTGGAAGACGATCTGGCCGACCAGCAAATCATCGTTCGTAACCTAAGAGACAACCGGTTCGACTATCAAGTCACTTGCGTATCGAGACTGGCCGACGCGATTGAGCAGATTCGCCAAAGCGATTTTGACGTCGTCGTTTCCGACATGGACGTTCCGGATAGTTCCGGGTTCGAGACCATTCAGACGCTCCACGTCCACTGCGGCGAGACCCCACTGATCGCCCTGACCGCGAAGGAATATGCCGAACTGGCCGAGAAGATCTTGCTGGCCGGTGCGCAAGACTACCTGGAAAAGGGGGAAGTCCAGGGCAACTCGCTTAGCCGGGCCATCCTGCATGCGATACGGCGCCAGGAAACCCTGAACCAGAATCGACGGTTGGCTCGACGTTTAAAAGGCCAGCGGGCGAAACTTCGGGATCAAGCCAGACAACTGCAGCGCAAGAACCGCCGACTTCGCAAGCTCTATCGCACCGCGCGAGAGTTTGTCGACAACGTCTCGCACGATTTGCGGACGCCGCTTACCGTCATCAAAGACTACGTGTCGATCCTTCGCGACGGCATGGCCGGAGAAGTGAACGACGAACAAATGCGTCTGCTGGGCAAAGTGGCGATTCGCGCGGATGACCTCAACAATATTGTCGACGATATCCTGGACGCCAGTAAGCTGGAGGCTGGAGTGCTGGGGGCATGGCGACGAAGCGTCTCCATTCCGCAGCTCATTTCCCACGCCTCGAGTTTGCTGCGCGAACGCGCTGCGATTCATGACGTCCAGCTCGTCATCGAGTGCCCCGACGATCTGCCGGAAGCCTACTGCGACAGCGAGAAAGCGGTTCGGGTGATCGTCAACCTGGCGATCAACGCTCTCAAATACTCGCAGCCGGGTCAGACCGTCGTATTGTGGGCCAGCCACAACCCCGTCGATGGTGAGATCCGCATCGGCGTCACCGACCACGGACCAGGCATCGATGAAGAATCGCTCCAGCAGATTTTCCAGCGGTTCGAGCAGTTGAAAGATGACGTCGCAACCACCGTAAAGGGGCACGGGCTTGGCCTCAATATCGCCCAACGGTTGACCCGCATCAACCTTGGCGACCTGGATGTCGCCAGCGAGGTAGGAACAGGAAGCGTCTTTTCCTTCACGATCCCTGTTGCGGAACCTGGCGAGATCTTCTGGCGTTGGATGGAACTGAGGGGCAGCTCAGACACTCCGCTCGTCGCCATGAAGATCTCGCTGGGTGACGACGCCGAAGCGGCCCACGCGGAAGACTTCGACCGTTTCGCCAACTACTTGCTCCGCCGGCAAGACATTCTCTTTCGCCTGGCGCCGCGAGAGTGGCTGTTGATGTTACCGATGGCCGAATTGGATCTCCCTCACTGGGAGGCGCAGGCCGACCTCAATTTCTCTCGCTTCGTTCGGAATCGCCCCCAAGGGCCGATCCCGGGCTTTTGTCGCAGCGTCTTCAAGACCTGGCTCGCAGACGCCGACAAGGAATCGATTTTGACCGATTTCGACGCGCTGATCGCGCAACAGTCAACGCGACCAGTGGCCGACTACCTGGCGGCGTACTAGCTGAGCAAACCAAGAAATCCTTTGTAGAGGCGCAATGTGATGAATGAGTCACAACAGATTCTGATCATCGAGGACGAACACGACATCTGCGAAGGCGTTTCGTATCGGCTCCGTGCCGCCGGATTCTCTCCGCTGTCGGCCGGCGACTCGACCAGCGGCGTCGAGATCGCACGTCGTAATCGCCCCGATCTCATCCTGCTCGATGTGCAGTTGCCGGATAAGGATGGCATCACCACGCTACGGGAACTTCGGGACGACGAAATGACGAGTCAGATTCCGGTCATCATGCTTTCGGCGAGCCTGACGGAAGAAGTTCGGGCGCTCGACGCCGGGGCTC
The genomic region above belongs to Blastopirellula retiformator and contains:
- a CDS encoding hybrid sensor histidine kinase/response regulator, whose translation is MKVLLLEDDLADQQIIVRNLRDNRFDYQVTCVSRLADAIEQIRQSDFDVVVSDMDVPDSSGFETIQTLHVHCGETPLIALTAKEYAELAEKILLAGAQDYLEKGEVQGNSLSRAILHAIRRQETLNQNRRLARRLKGQRAKLRDQARQLQRKNRRLRKLYRTAREFVDNVSHDLRTPLTVIKDYVSILRDGMAGEVNDEQMRLLGKVAIRADDLNNIVDDILDASKLEAGVLGAWRRSVSIPQLISHASSLLRERAAIHDVQLVIECPDDLPEAYCDSEKAVRVIVNLAINALKYSQPGQTVVLWASHNPVDGEIRIGVTDHGPGIDEESLQQIFQRFEQLKDDVATTVKGHGLGLNIAQRLTRINLGDLDVASEVGTGSVFSFTIPVAEPGEIFWRWMELRGSSDTPLVAMKISLGDDAEAAHAEDFDRFANYLLRRQDILFRLAPREWLLMLPMAELDLPHWEAQADLNFSRFVRNRPQGPIPGFCRSVFKTWLADADKESILTDFDALIAQQSTRPVADYLAAY
- a CDS encoding response regulator transcription factor, encoding MNESQQILIIEDEHDICEGVSYRLRAAGFSPLSAGDSTSGVEIARRNRPDLILLDVQLPDKDGITTLRELRDDEMTSQIPVIMLSASLTEEVRALDAGARFFLQKPYEGKCLLSAVHAVLSPVCMA